Sequence from the Maribacter algicola genome:
TTTTAAATTGGAAATGGAAACCGACACCTTATCGCCATACATATCGTTTAAAATGGCGATACGCTGTTTTATATTACCCATTCCCTTGGACTTTTGTTTTCGTTGATTGACTGTTTTAAGTTCGGCGGATTTTTTCCTGCCGATACCATCATCGGTCACCAAAATTTCCAGTTCAATATCATTTTTAGCCCGGACCTTCACTTCCAGGCGCCCTTTTTCTTCCTTGTACCTGAGTCCGTGCCAAATTGCATTTTCTATATAGGGTTGGAGTAACATAGGCGGAATCTGAAAAGTGGAGACATCCAAGTTTTCATCTATCTGAAGTACATAATCGAATTTATCCGGAAAACGGGAATGTTCCAATTTTATATACAGTTCCAAAAGTTCCAACTCCTTGGTCAAGGGTATAAAATCCTCCTCCGAATTTTCCAGCACGGACCGCATAAGTCTAGAGAAATCGCTTAAATACCGATTCGCACTTCGCTCATCGCTCTTGGAAATATAATTGTTGACAGAATTAAGGGCGTTGAAAATAAAATGCGGATTCATCTGGGACCGTAAGGATTTCAAGGCCAGTAGATTGTTGGCTAACTTTTGTTGTTGGTTGCTCCGGTAAAAAAAGAACGCCGCCAAGCCTGTAAGCAATAACCCGAATATGAGGGAATAAATAATGTATCGTTGCCGCTTGTAACTTTCCTCGGCCAATTCCTGTTCCGTCAAGGCCAATTCATATTTGCTTTGTGACAGTTCCCGCTCCTGTTCCAAGCCGGTAATCCTACTCTGGGTAACGGCAATCTCCCTATTGAAACGTGCCGCCCTGGAAATTTCCTGTTCCTTCCTAATGTACAAAGTATCGACCAGGGCTACATAGTCCTGATAGGTTTCCAATGCACGGTTGTACTCGCCTTTGAATTCATAAACTTCGGACAGTTTCCTAGTTGCATCCTTTTGTACGACCAGGTCGTTATCCGAATCCGCCTGAACGATACTCTTCTGTAGATAGGGTATCGCCTCTTCATATTTGTCCTGCGCGATGTAGGCGTTCGCAATCTTATAATTGATGCGCTGGCTTGTGATGGTATCGCCCAGATCCATTGTTCCATCTGCTTCAGGAATGTTCAGCTTGCCCAAGGCCTCCAAACTATTCTTTCTGATGGCTATTTCCTCTTTATATTCGTTCCTTTTGTTGTAGAAATCGGCCACTTTTTCACGCTCCTGCAACACCCTTTTTGGCGCCATTTTACTGGCCAGCTCGACGGAGTTACCATAATAGACCTCGGCCTCCATTACCTTATTATCCTGCGCATAGGCATCGGCAATCTTAGAATTTAGATCGG
This genomic interval carries:
- a CDS encoding tetratricopeptide repeat-containing sensor histidine kinase, which translates into the protein MRSSLLHIIIPFLFVSVLGLAQNNGTPKFVLKGLVESQNSHKPIQGVSVSTSSGQFAYTNGLGEFRISVSIGERLILEHPSFETVRHQVTSRDDIKLQVVEESKKDDALSMSSMSRNRVLSNQSFLDSAEYYKKTDIARSIDFVAQSLEVLGPDGDKGQLAKSLTKLGEIYLHHKQYDLAIDNFEDALKANKTIATSLMLARTYEITDQFDAAEKVLKPLERLKNMVPYQRVELYEIFGDIKKGTGDISLSVDYYNEGLKVASQNQITPKMTDLNSKIADAYAQDNKVMEAEVYYGNSVELASKMAPKRVLQEREKVADFYNKRNEYKEEIAIRKNSLEALGKLNIPEADGTMDLGDTITSQRINYKIANAYIAQDKYEEAIPYLQKSIVQADSDNDLVVQKDATRKLSEVYEFKGEYNRALETYQDYVALVDTLYIRKEQEISRAARFNREIAVTQSRITGLEQERELSQSKYELALTEQELAEESYKRQRYIIYSLIFGLLLTGLAAFFFYRSNQQQKLANNLLALKSLRSQMNPHFIFNALNSVNNYISKSDERSANRYLSDFSRLMRSVLENSEEDFIPLTKELELLELYIKLEHSRFPDKFDYVLQIDENLDVSTFQIPPMLLQPYIENAIWHGLRYKEEKGRLEVKVRAKNDIELEILVTDDGIGRKKSAELKTVNQRKQKSKGMGNIKQRIAILNDMYGDKVSVSISNLKTNGEGTQVLFTLKKDK